The following nucleotide sequence is from Paracrocinitomix mangrovi.
TGACCGTCAATCATCTTAACGGCTGAATCATCTTTTTTACAAGACCCTAAAAGAAATAAGCTAAAAAGCAGAGGTAAAAAAAGTAAATTTTTCATTGTGTGAATTTAATAGGTTCACACAGCTCTAACCAAAAACGTGCCAACTCTTAAAACTTATAGATTAAGAGTTGTAAGAATTTATTGAATAATTATCCGTTGACGAGAAGAGACGCCATTTGCTTGCAATAAACCAATATATACCCCAGTATTTAAATGGCTGATATTAATTTGATCTTTTGCACTTACTATCCATTCGCCAACTAGTCTTCCTTCTGCATCAAATAATTTAAACTCGCCAGAAAAAGGAGATTCAACGGTTAATAACTCATTAACCGGATTTGGATAAACTTTCCAATCAAAAGTTGAAATAGAGGCTACGCTCAATGGGTCACAGTCTCCAAAAATGGTTGTTCCGTTTTCAATAAAGCAAGGTACATTTTGATTACCTGAAATATCTATTATGTAATTTACAGTAGCATCAAATGGAATTACTCCATAGATTGTATCTCCTATACCTTCTATCCATTCCATTGGTTTTCCGTACATGTTTGGGAATCCGGGAGAAGCATAAAATGAAAAATCGTTAAAAAGTATTCTTTTTCTATCAACACCATTCACGTTGATGGTGTCAACCTGTACAACTATTAAAGTGTCATATCCACTACCTTCATATGAAAATTTTACTTCTTTGATCAAAGAGTCTCCAACTTCCATATTAAAGTCGTACAACATTTTTTTTGTAATTAAGTCGGAAGAATAGTAGACAATATTTGAATCTCTTTGAATATACCATGTCTCATTTGTAATATAATTTGCTGGCATACCAAAATGACGTTCGTATTGGACAACTTGAAAGGTATCGGTACCAACAATTGTATCGCCTACTACATCTGTATACCAGTCATTATATGACCAAAAACCTTGGCCAGGTCCTGCATTTCCATGCCACACGTATTTTTCATGCCAACTTGTGTTGGGTTGAAAGAAATGTTGCCCGAAACAAGACAAACTCATTAACAAAAAAGATGAAAATAAAAACTTCATAAGCATTAGTTTGGGTTACTATTTACCACGAAGTTATTAAAAAAAAGGTTGGTGAATATTACTCCACAGATGCTTTTACAGCAATATTTAACTCGTCTAACTGTTCTGTTTTTAAAACTGAAGGCGAATCAATCATTACATCTCTACCGGCATTGTTTTTAGGGAAAGCAATATAGTCTCTGATAGATTCAGAACCGCCCATAGTCGCAACTAATCTATCAAAACCAAAAGCAATTCCACCGTGAGGAGGCGCACCAAATTCAAATGCATTCATTAAAAAGCCAAATTGCTCTTGAGCCTCTTCATCTGTAAACCCAAGCAACTTAAACATTTGAGCTTGTAGTGCTTTGTCGTGAATTCTAATTGAACCACCACCTAACTCAACACCATTCATGGCCAAGTCATAAGCGTTAGCTCTAACTTTGCCCGGTTCTGTTGATAACAACTCAATATCTTCTTTTTTAGGTGAAGTAAATGGATGGTGCATTGCATGATACCTTTGTGTGTCTTCATCCCATTCTAATAAAGGAAAATCAGTTACCCAAAGTGGTTTAAACTCATCAGGATTTCTCAAACCAAGTTCAGTTCCCATGTGTAAACGCAATTCGTTCATTTGAGATCTTACCGTGTGTTCATCACCAGATAAAACCAATAGTAAATCTCCCTTTTCAGCTCCACAAGCATTTGCCCATTCTGCTAAAGCGTCCTGGTCAAAGAATTTATCTACTGATGATTTGTAAGTTCCGTCTTCATTGCATTTACAATAAATCAAACCTTTGGCTCCAATTTGAGGACGTTTTACCCAATCAACTAATGCATCTAGTTGTTTTCTAGTGTATTCTCCGGCTCCTTTAGCATTAATTGCTACCACTAATTCCGCGCTATCAAAAACACCAAATCCTTTACCTTGGGCAACAGCATTCAAATTCACAAACTCCATCCCAAAACGAATATCCGGTTTGTCAGATCCGTAACGCTCCATAGCCTCTGCATAACTCATTCTTGGAAAATCTTCCTTGAATTCAACACCCCTACATGTTTTAAACAAATGTTTAATCAATCCTTCAAAAGTGTTTAAGATATCTTCCTGATCAACAAATGCCATTTCGCAGTCAATCTGCGTAAATTCCGGCTGACGATCTGCTCTTAAATCCTCATCTCTAAAACACTTTACAATTTGGTAGTATCTGTCATATCCTGACACCATCAACAATTGTTTAAAGGTTTGTGGAGATTGAGGCAAGGCATAAAACTCTCCCGGATTCATTCTACTTGGAACAACAAAGTCACGTGCTCCTTCAGGTGTAGATTTAATCAAATAAGGTGTTTCCACTTCTACAAATCCAACCGAATCCAAATATTTATGTGTTTCGTTTGAAGCTTTGTGACGCAACAATAATTTTTCTTTTACCGGATTTCTTCTCAAATCCAGGTAGCGATATTTCATACGCAACTCTTCTCCACCATCCGTTTCATCTTCAATTGTAAAAGGAGGAGTTTTTGCTGCATTAAGCACGGTAACCTTTTCAGCTTTAATTTCAATTTCTCCTGTAGAGATATTAGGATTTTTTGACTGTCTTTCTGCTACTATTCCAGTAATTTGAATCACATACTCTCTACCTAAAGATTTAAGTTGTTGCATCAATTCTGGTGCAACATTCTCTGCTTCTCCAACAACTTGAGTAATGCCATATCTGTCTCGGATGTCTACCCAGATTAAGTTTCCTTTGTCACGAATGGTTTGTACCCATCCTGCTAAAGTTACTTCTTGACCTATATTTGAGGCATTAAGCTCTCCACAAGTATGCGTTCTATACATGGTTTAAAAATTAGAATCGCAAAGTTAATGAAGTTGTTTGATTGGAATAGATAATTTTGTTGAGATATGATTGAGATTTATACAGACGAGTTTTTCATGAAACAGGCTTTTAAAGAAGCCGAAGAAGCATTGGCTAAAAATGAAGTTCCAGTCGGAGCAGTGGTTGTTATGAAAGACCAAATTATAGGTCGTGGTCACAATCTTACAGAACAATTTAATGATGTAACAGCTCATGCTGAGATACAAGCAATATCAGCAGCAGCAGAGTTTTTAGGTGCTAAATATTTAAAGGGCTGTACTTTGTACGTAACGCTTGAACCTTGCGTAATGTGTGCAGGAGCCTTATATTGGTCTCAGATAGACAAAGTTGTTTTTGCTGCTACAGATGACAAAAGAGGAGCTGGTAGACATGACAATCTTTATCATCCTAAAACTATAGTTGAAGGAGGTTTAATGGCACAAGAATCAGCAGATATGATTAAAGCTTTTTTTGCAGATAAAAGAAAATAATTGAGAAGTGTTTTAATCATCATATCAATCATATTTACAATAACTGCAAATTGTCAGGATCCGGCATTCTTCAATGTAGGCAAAGACAAACTATCAGGAGTAAATATTTATCATGTAAATCAGGATCAAAATAACAACTACTGGTTGGCCACAAACAATGGTTTGTATCGTTACAATGGCTATGATTTTCTTCAAATATTAGGAGAAAATATGTTGAGTAGATCTCTTTTTAATGTCTGCATTGATGATCAAAACAATGTGTACTGTCATAACCTAAGCGGTCAAATATTTAAAGTAGAGAATGACAGTTGTAAACTCTATTTTCAAATTCCTGATTCGTTGATGAAAGAGGAAATCTCTATTCAATTCAATGATCAAAACCAACTTATTGTTTTAGCCAGAAGACTATTTGTTATTCATTCAAAAGATTCGCTGCAATTGCTTGACACAGCATATTATCCTGAAATTCGCTTTGGTGGGGGCCTTTACAGTGACAATAAAGGAGCTTTAATGCTTTTTGATTATGTAGCAGACTGTATTTACAAATTAGAAGGAACGGAGTTGTCTTTTTTGGTTGAGGCGCCCAAGAACATATGGCCGACCTATTTTTTGATTGAAGACAATTTAGTGGGCCTAGACTTAACAACAGCCAGAACGTTTTATTTGAATGGTGAAATCATTGAGCAGGATGAAGGAAATTTTCATGCTAGAAACCGGATTTATTCTGATGGTGAAAACATTTGGGTGGCCAACTTAAAGGGAGGTGCAAAAGTTAGAAAAGGTTTAGATGGTCCTTTATTCAATGATAGGGAGGTGCTTTCAAACTATTTTATTTCCAGTTTAATGAGAGACAATGAGGGTAACATTGTCATAGGAACATTTAGAGATGGACTTTTAATTATCCCAAACATTAATGCATCAACATATCATATTCCTATTCACAATGATCGTCCAACCAAAATAGTAAATGGTGCCAATGGAGACTTGTTAATTGGAAGTCAATTGGGAAATGTTTATGAACTAAAACCCAACGGTGAAATGAACCTGTTTTACAAGAACAATACAAAGTTCATTGAATTTATGACCTATTTTCCTGATAGAAATGAATTACTGGTTGATGACAACATTCCTCATTTTATTGATCTTAAAACAGGCAATGTCAGCAATTATGCATTTGGCGCTATAAAGGATGTTAAGCAAGTGGATGATAAGCGTTATTTGATAGCATCAAATATGGGTGTTCGCTGGATAGATATTTTAACTAAAGAACCGGGCGTTTTAGACAAATATAAAATGCGTACTAATGCAATTGAATTCAATAAAAAATCAGGAAAAATCTATGCCGGAACTTCGTTGGGATTACTTATTGGAGATGAAAATTCACCTGAATATTACCGCATAAATGGACAAAACATCAATACAACACAGCTGTTTTGTAAAAACGACACCATTTTTGTGTGTACTCAAAACAAAGGGGTGCTGTTGTTTTACAATGATTCATTAGTAGAGTCATGGGATACTAAAACCGGTTTATCATCCAACCATGTGTCTAAATTAATCCCGTACAAAACAAACTTCATCATGTCTACTGATCATGGGGTTTGTATCGTTTCCGGTAAAGGAAAAATAAAGTTGTGGATTGGAAAACCTGAAGGACTAACAAAACAAAATGTTTCTGACATTGCTGTTGTGGATGACTTTTTATATGTTTCACATTCAGATGCGGTGCAAAGAATAAACCTTAATACGCTCCAAAACCAAAATGACTATCCAAACATTGAGCTTCTTTCGGTTGAGGTCAATGACCAAATAAAAAACCCGACTACCCATCAACGATTTAGTTATAATGAATCAAAATTTGTCTTTAAGCTTTCTGCCAAAACCCTTAAATATAAATCGGAGATTGTTTACGAATATATGCTGGAAGGCATAGATGAATTTTGGCAGTCAAACCCGTATGAAGAGAATACAATCGTGTATAAATCCTTGCCTCCCGGAAAGTACTCGTTTAAGTACAGAACTGTGGTTAGGGGAAATAGAAGTGAAATCCAGGAGTATAATTTTACCATTGCTAATCCATTGTGGAGAATCTGGTGGTTTTGGGTTGTTATAGCCGTTTTGTTTTTAACAGGAACTTACCTTTATTATGCTAGAATAACGGCTAGACAGAGAAAATTAGCAGAGAACCAACGAGAACTGATCAGTTCCAAACTTACGGCCATTCAGTCTCAAATGAATCCGCATTTTATATTTAATTCTTTGAATTCAATTCAAGATTTGGTGTTAAGAGAACAAGGAGATGATGCCTATAATTATATCAGCAAATTTGCCTTTTTGGTTCGCAAAGTGTTGGAGTTTTCAGATTTGGATTTTGTTGAAGTTTCTGAAGAGTTAAAGTTGTTAAAGGTTTACCTGGAGTTGGAACAGCTTCGATTCAAGAATGATTTTGAATTTGAAATTGAGTCAGATGACACAGAAGGGATAGAAATTCCTCCAATGATCATTCAACCCTTTGTTGAAAATGCCATTAAGCATGGATTACTGCACAAATCGGGTAAAAAGAAACTGAAAATAAAAGTGTCATTTGCCAATGAAAACATCATTTGTGTAATTGAAGACAATGGTGTTGGAAGAAAAAAATCTGCCGAGATCAACAAAAGAAAATCAGACAAACACAATTCGTTTTCTGTAAAGTCAATAAGGTCAAGGCTAGATATTTTAAAATCACTTTATGGTGGTCAGTTTGGGGTAAATTTTGAGGATTTATTCGAAAACGAAGAAGCCAGCGGAACAAGGGTTATATTAAAACTGCCTTTTAAAAGAAAGTTTTAAGCTTTTCCTGAAAAGAATCATCCATTCCTAAAAATAAATGAAGGTGAATGGAATTAATGTTCAATTTTGTGCCATGTCAAAATTTAAGGCCGTAATAGTAGATGATGAAGAAAGTGCCAGAAATATTCTGTACAGTCTGTTGTCTAAATATTGTCCGGACATTGAAGTAGTGGCCCTTTGTGCAGATTTGGAACAAGGAGTTGAAGCGATTGAAAAAAATTGCCCTTCACTAGTTTTTCTTGACATTGAAATGCCCAATTATGCGGGTTACGAAATCACTTCTTTTTTTGACAAAATAGGCTTTGAAATCATCTTTGTAACTGCTTACGATCATTATGCAGTAAGAGCTTTTGAAGTTTCAGCACTGGATTACCTGTTAAAACCTGTAGAAATTCAAAGGCTAAAAGAGGCAGTAGATAAGTTTGTGCTAAAGGAAAAGTCAAGAGACCTGGCAAAAAACTACAAAGTTTTGGTTGACAGCCTAAACAAAGATTCAATTCAAAAAATCATTATTCCCATTAATGGAGGTCAAAAGGTTTTAGAGCTAAATGAAGTGGTTGCTATTGAGGCAAATGAATCTTACAGTGTTATTCATACACAAGACAAACAATATCTCTACAGCAAGAACTTAAAGCACTTTGAAACCTTACTGGAGTTGAACGATAATTTTGTGCGCATTCACAAATCATGGATCATCAATTGTGACTTTATGGAGTTTTATTCTAAGTCTAAGTTGACGGTAATGTTGAGCAACGGAATAGAAGCAAAGCTGTCTAAATATAAGAAGCAACAGTTTGAAGAACTGATAGTTTCGTAGAGATAATTTTCCATTCCTGAAACATATTGTCTATTCCTGAAACAAATCGGGACACTCTTAAAATTCATCTTTATTCTTGGTCTCACAAACGAAAAGAATAGAAATGAAACACTACTTATTAATACTATTTTTTCTGATTTCAGGAGTTCAGGCAGTAGCTCAAAAAAATCAAAATCACTATGCAGAGAAATTTACTTCAGGACAATACTCTGTATATAAAGTAGTGGAGAAATCATATGGCAAATATGTCTTTGAAGAAGTTAAAAAGAAATGGCCAATTGAAGTAACAGCATCATCAGGTAAAATTGATCAGGTACTTGTTAAAAGAGCGGGAATTATTGATGAAATCTACAAACCGGATATTCCAACATTCCCGGCATACTTTGGTTTTCAAGACCTAAGAGTAACATACATTGATGGTTTACTCTACTATTATAAGTGGACTTCAAAAAATGCGGCAGACATAAAATATATTATGTCAACTTCTAAAATTGTAAGTGGCAAATTAGATCCGTATAAAGTTGAATTGGAAGAATATGTAAAAAACATAGTAAAAAACCAATCTGGTGCAAAAGAGGAGATTAAAGAACAAAAGCAACAATTAGCTGAAGAAGAAAGGTTGGCTAACTCACTTCAAAACAAAAAACCAAAATCAATTAAAGGTCAATGGGTAAAAACACCTGATAATTTAGGTTTAGGATCTTTATTGACATATGGTGTGGTAGCCACTTTAGAAGACGGTACAGTACTTAAAACCCCAAACTTAGGAGGTAAACTTCCATGGTCAGATTTTAAAATCGAAGCTGAAGGATCAACCAACACAGAGGAAGAAATAATGGTGTTGGAAGATGGAAGTCTGATTCCAAATGACAAGGTGATCTTGAAAATACAATCAGTGTATCATCCAACTATCAAAACAACATTGAGCAAAGACCTTACCTATAACAAGGATTTGGAGATTAATTATCCGGGAGGATATGGTAAATCAGGATCAGGAGTTGGTTTAGCATGTTCAGATTGCGGAAGAGATGGAGGAGATGGTGGCGGAGGCTACAAAGGGAAATCTTTGAATATCAATGTGCAGGAATTTACTAACACAGGTACAGGTGTTACATACAATAAAGTTGAAATCATTGATGCCTATTCAGGTAAGACACTTCACAAATTTAAAATAAGTCCATTCTCAACACTTATCATCAATAATCCTGGTGGATCAGGAGGAAGCGGAGGAAATGGTGGGGCCAATGGATCTGCATCTGCTGATGGAGGTAATGGCGGAGATGGCGGAGATGGTGGAGACATCACAATCACTTTAAATAGTGGAACAAACCTAATGTACAGAGATAATAACCACGGCGGTAGAGGTGGAGGATCTGGAAGCGGAGATGGTTCATTAGGTAAAAGAGGACAAAACGGAAGTGCTGGTTATAAGGGAACTACAACTGAAAGCACAGGATTTGTAAATATAAACTGGTAATAAATTAGAATTAAGAAAAATGAAAAAGTTAGCATTAAGCATTTTTTCTCTAGCCGTAATTGTTGCAGGAAGCAATGTATATGGCCAAGGGTTTAAAGACAAATTAAAAAGCAAAATGGGCGGCGGCGGAGCAGATTACTCGCACCTAAATGAAATCAATGATGAGTATGGAGTTTCTGGAGCCTATACTTCTTTAGATCCTGAAGAAGTAAAAGCACCGTCAGGGATGATTAAAAAAATCAATGATTTTGGTTTTGAATTCGTAAAAGAAAAAGACGGAAACGTTGTGAACGAATTAACCTGGCACATTAGTAAAACTGACAAAGTTGACCTTAAACTAAAAGAAAGTTGGAAAACTAAAAACAATCAGGTTGTGTTTTATAAATGGTTGTCAGCATCTAAATATATTGAGCTTATTCAGTTAGAGCCAGGTGTATTTGCTGGTACAACAGTTAAAAACTCTATTCCTAATAACGGTGGTGCAGCTCCAGCTGACTGGGAAAGAACAGTAGAGAATGTTTTTGCTAAGGACCCTGCTCAGTTAGAGGTTTATGACAAAGAAACGGC
It contains:
- a CDS encoding nucleoside deaminase, with the translated sequence MIEIYTDEFFMKQAFKEAEEALAKNEVPVGAVVVMKDQIIGRGHNLTEQFNDVTAHAEIQAISAAAEFLGAKYLKGCTLYVTLEPCVMCAGALYWSQIDKVVFAATDDKRGAGRHDNLYHPKTIVEGGLMAQESADMIKAFFADKRK
- a CDS encoding T9SS type A sorting domain-containing protein — translated: MKFLFSSFLLMSLSCFGQHFFQPNTSWHEKYVWHGNAGPGQGFWSYNDWYTDVVGDTIVGTDTFQVVQYERHFGMPANYITNETWYIQRDSNIVYYSSDLITKKMLYDFNMEVGDSLIKEVKFSYEGSGYDTLIVVQVDTINVNGVDRKRILFNDFSFYASPGFPNMYGKPMEWIEGIGDTIYGVIPFDATVNYIIDISGNQNVPCFIENGTTIFGDCDPLSVASISTFDWKVYPNPVNELLTVESPFSGEFKLFDAEGRLVGEWIVSAKDQINISHLNTGVYIGLLQANGVSSRQRIIIQ
- the aspS gene encoding aspartate--tRNA ligase, whose amino-acid sequence is MYRTHTCGELNASNIGQEVTLAGWVQTIRDKGNLIWVDIRDRYGITQVVGEAENVAPELMQQLKSLGREYVIQITGIVAERQSKNPNISTGEIEIKAEKVTVLNAAKTPPFTIEDETDGGEELRMKYRYLDLRRNPVKEKLLLRHKASNETHKYLDSVGFVEVETPYLIKSTPEGARDFVVPSRMNPGEFYALPQSPQTFKQLLMVSGYDRYYQIVKCFRDEDLRADRQPEFTQIDCEMAFVDQEDILNTFEGLIKHLFKTCRGVEFKEDFPRMSYAEAMERYGSDKPDIRFGMEFVNLNAVAQGKGFGVFDSAELVVAINAKGAGEYTRKQLDALVDWVKRPQIGAKGLIYCKCNEDGTYKSSVDKFFDQDALAEWANACGAEKGDLLLVLSGDEHTVRSQMNELRLHMGTELGLRNPDEFKPLWVTDFPLLEWDEDTQRYHAMHHPFTSPKKEDIELLSTEPGKVRANAYDLAMNGVELGGGSIRIHDKALQAQMFKLLGFTDEEAQEQFGFLMNAFEFGAPPHGGIAFGFDRLVATMGGSESIRDYIAFPKNNAGRDVMIDSPSVLKTEQLDELNIAVKASVE
- a CDS encoding sensor histidine kinase; protein product: MRSVLIIISIIFTITANCQDPAFFNVGKDKLSGVNIYHVNQDQNNNYWLATNNGLYRYNGYDFLQILGENMLSRSLFNVCIDDQNNVYCHNLSGQIFKVENDSCKLYFQIPDSLMKEEISIQFNDQNQLIVLARRLFVIHSKDSLQLLDTAYYPEIRFGGGLYSDNKGALMLFDYVADCIYKLEGTELSFLVEAPKNIWPTYFLIEDNLVGLDLTTARTFYLNGEIIEQDEGNFHARNRIYSDGENIWVANLKGGAKVRKGLDGPLFNDREVLSNYFISSLMRDNEGNIVIGTFRDGLLIIPNINASTYHIPIHNDRPTKIVNGANGDLLIGSQLGNVYELKPNGEMNLFYKNNTKFIEFMTYFPDRNELLVDDNIPHFIDLKTGNVSNYAFGAIKDVKQVDDKRYLIASNMGVRWIDILTKEPGVLDKYKMRTNAIEFNKKSGKIYAGTSLGLLIGDENSPEYYRINGQNINTTQLFCKNDTIFVCTQNKGVLLFYNDSLVESWDTKTGLSSNHVSKLIPYKTNFIMSTDHGVCIVSGKGKIKLWIGKPEGLTKQNVSDIAVVDDFLYVSHSDAVQRINLNTLQNQNDYPNIELLSVEVNDQIKNPTTHQRFSYNESKFVFKLSAKTLKYKSEIVYEYMLEGIDEFWQSNPYEENTIVYKSLPPGKYSFKYRTVVRGNRSEIQEYNFTIANPLWRIWWFWVVIAVLFLTGTYLYYARITARQRKLAENQRELISSKLTAIQSQMNPHFIFNSLNSIQDLVLREQGDDAYNYISKFAFLVRKVLEFSDLDFVEVSEELKLLKVYLELEQLRFKNDFEFEIESDDTEGIEIPPMIIQPFVENAIKHGLLHKSGKKKLKIKVSFANENIICVIEDNGVGRKKSAEINKRKSDKHNSFSVKSIRSRLDILKSLYGGQFGVNFEDLFENEEASGTRVILKLPFKRKF
- a CDS encoding LytR/AlgR family response regulator transcription factor, which encodes MSKFKAVIVDDEESARNILYSLLSKYCPDIEVVALCADLEQGVEAIEKNCPSLVFLDIEMPNYAGYEITSFFDKIGFEIIFVTAYDHYAVRAFEVSALDYLLKPVEIQRLKEAVDKFVLKEKSRDLAKNYKVLVDSLNKDSIQKIIIPINGGQKVLELNEVVAIEANESYSVIHTQDKQYLYSKNLKHFETLLELNDNFVRIHKSWIINCDFMEFYSKSKLTVMLSNGIEAKLSKYKKQQFEELIVS